One Ranitomeya variabilis isolate aRanVar5 chromosome 4, aRanVar5.hap1, whole genome shotgun sequence genomic window, aacactgcccacgtagtatatagcagtcaggcagtatataacacaccccacgtaatatataacacagcccacgtagtatacaacacagcccacgtagtatagaacacagcccacatagtatataacacagctcacgcagtatataacacagccacgtagtatataacacagcccacgtagtgtgggcaccatatccctgttaaaaaaaatattaaaattaaaaatagttatatactcaaccTCCTGCGTGCACCGAAGCtatcccgatgcgcgcgatgcttccgccagcttccgttcccagtgatgcgttgtgaaattacccagatgacttagcggtctcggagtagggagggggcactgacttgaggagagtagggaggggccaattcgcggccggactaagcctgtcgctgattggtcgcggccagctggcccagcgacgcgggatttctgtaacggaagttagttacagacagacagacaaacagacagaagtaccccttagacaattatatatatacagtgcctacaagtagtattcaaccccctgcagatttagcaggtttaataagatgcaaataagttagagccttcaaacttcaaacaagagcaggatttagtaacagatgcataaatcttacaaaccaaaaagttttgttgctcagttaaatttttataaattttaaacataaaagtgtgggtcaattattattcaacccctaggtttaatattttgtggaataacctttgtttgcaattacagctaataatcgtcttttataagacctgatcaggccggcacaggtctctggagttatcttggcccactcctccatgcagattttCTCcacgttatctaggttctttgggtgtctcatgtggactttaatcttgagctccttccacaagttttcaattgggttaaggtcaggagactgactaggccactgcaacaccttgattttttgcctcttgaaccaggccttggttttcttggctgtgtgctttgggtcgttgtcttgttggaagatgaaatgatgacccatcttaagatccttgatggaggagtggaggttcttggccaaaatctccaggtaggccgtgctatccatcttcccatggatgcggaccagatggccaggccccttggctgagaaacagccccacagcatgatgctgccaccaccatgcttgactgtagggatggtattcttggggtcgtatgcagtgccatccagtctccaaacgtcacgtgtgtggttggcaccaaagatctcgatcttggtctcatcagaccagagaaccttgaaccagtcagtctcagagtcctccaagtgatcatgagcaaactgtagacgagccttgacatgacgctttgaaagtaaaggtaccttacgggctcgtctggaacagagaccattgcggtggagtacgttacttatggtattgactgaaaccaatgtccccactgccatgagatcttcccggagctccttccttgttgtccttgggttagccttgactcttcggacaagcctggcctcagcacgggaggaaactttcaaaggctgtccaggccgtggaaggctaacagtagttccataagccttccacttccggatgatgctcccaacagcggagacaggtaggcccaactccttggaaagggttttgtaccccttgccagccttgtgaccctccacaatcttgtctctgatggccttggtctttctcctttgtctttcccatgttgaccatgtatgagtgctgttcacaagtttggggagggtcttaaatagtcagaaaaggctggaaaaagagataattaatccaaacatgtgaagctcattgttctttgtgcctgaactacttcttaatactttagggaaaccaaacagaattctggtgggttgaggggttgaataataaatgaccctctgaaaatacttttcacaatttaaaaaaaacaaaaacaaagaaataacattcttttttgctgcagtgcatttcacacttccaggctgatctacagtccaaatgtcacaatgccaagttaattccaaatgtgtaaacctgctaaatctgcagggggttgaatactacttgtaggcactgtagattaTTGTACATgttaatagcgccatttattccatggcgctttacatgtgaaaagggggcaacagTTCTCCATATAACTTTGTGAGCATTAAATGCAGCTGTGTCCATAATGGTAAAATCTATATTCACTGAGGTCAGATTTTTACCTGTGAATTAAAAATTTTGAGAGAGTGCACAGTCCAGGAGGAGTAAAtagtagatttctctgataagatactacACAGTTACTTATTTTtatgtgtgttagggttggcggaacgcaccgaatatatttattagatgggattggtgcgttcgcaacctgggatccaccgtgcaggaaacaacctgctgctaagtgaatggcggcactatatggcgttatgaaccagctctgttagcttcacagagcggctgagaaagcaaagctctgtgccctgttagactttcacagaggcacaggctaactacccaaatgagagcagtcagtggtcatgcatgcacacaacactcctcgccggaggtgccagcattctaggggcttatttcagccgggtccctgaacacatacaaacacatgaccacactggcgcaaagcacataacttaggtagatactagcgcatggccgtgcggccatgcgagccttaaatagctgcagcacgtacaggaccttcctaggaccaatgagaggctgctacagagcctgcgcacctacaggaccttcctagaaggaccaatagatttggctgaagtacctgagcatgtgacccttgatctccactgagagatcttaccctgggcatgctcagtgtgtgcaaagcaggacttagtcccagaaaagcctgctcgccgctgatcagtgcagggtacaatagcagagcctggagggcagcagtaaccctttgcacagtatccgccttagtgagacgctgggaccgacgtctcctctgagcaggctccactgcggccgatggagaatgggagaccacagcagacacggatcgagattccccctgtgcagcagaggaaagtcGACTCCTAACAATGTGTACCATTGCATTATGAAATAAAACTGAAGTTACTATTTTAGATGTTCTTACATTTAATTTTTATGTTTGCTCATATTTTATATAATTATCGCTAATACCTTTGGGGAATATAGATTCCTATAAACACATCACTTATCAAAGTGAACAAACATAGTACGCTTTATTAAGTATGTCtgcatgtgtatggccagctttgaaAATATTTGGTGACTGCTTCTATTTttcacaaaacctttaaatgttcaTAATGACAAATTTGTATATCACCACAGCAGATGGACTGACACATCACAATACTTTGGAGGGCTGTCTTATTTTGCCTCAAGATAATGAAATAGAAGATATGGATAATATAGTTTCCGCAGAAGATGACATCATTTCGTCAGTTATTTATCCAGCGTTTCACAGCTCAGAGCTTTCATCTGATACCATTTTTCATGGTATACCTCATAGAGATAATCATAAgttttcctgcactgaatgtggcaaatgttttactaAAAAAGTTTGTCTAGCTTCGCATCTGAAGACCCACTTGGCAGAGAAACCATATTCTTGTTCTGATTGTGGTAAAACTTTCACTCATAAATCAGTGCTGGTCAGACATCAAAAAATTCactcaggggagaaaccatttgtaTGTTCTGAATGCTATAAGTGTTTTGTTCAGAAATCTGATCTAATTTATCATCAGAGACTTCACACTGGAGAGAAACCTTATCCGTGTTCAGACTGTGGAAAACGCTTCAGTCACAGATCGGTGCTTGTCCGTCATCAGAAaatccatacaggggagaagcctcatGTTTGTTCTCGCTGTGGGAAGTCTTTTATACAGAAAACTCATTTGAAGAGACATCAGAAAATCCATGCTCGAGACAAGTCATATATGAGCTTTGACTATGGAAAATGTTTCAGCAAAAAATCCAGCCTCATGGCCCATCCTTCAAATCACACAGTTGACTGCCGATCGCCTTACtgtgaatgtgagaaatgtttcctTCAGAGATCTGAACTTCTATATCATCAAAGACTTCTCACAGgctaaaattatgtttttttggagaTACAtggtttaggctggtttcacatttgctttgGGCAGAGGTGCGGAGGGCTGCATagctcctccgttaagccccggccagtgccgcacctcttccattcagctccgcctacgttggcatgcgtcctgcgtacctatctttaacattgggtacgcaggccatgcgaatgtatgaggatgcctccgcatgcgtcgttttgacgctgcgccaaccacaacaaaatgcaacatgttgcgttcagcgCAGTTCACATGAAAAATGTTCTAGATAGAGACTTCATATAAGCTAAACTATGCTTCCATTTTTGTCACACAGACTTTAATTTAGTCCTAAATTAACTTTAACTTAAGTTCTACTTCAACTATGTCTGATAGTGTTTTCCCTACAAACACTTTGTTCTTGCATGTGATATGTATTAGACTCAACTCGAATGTAACACTGGTgcatgtggccccactgtgccatgggCTGGGCTTACCCTGGGGGGGTGTGGCTATGTGTCTGTCAggtattcactagagcctctgatggtgaggagatGCTGGGCCACTggtagacaccaggtaccactccagggcagtccccggAACTGTAGCAGCTAGCCGGAGAGTCAGAGACTCAGGTACGGGGTACAGATTGGCAAGACAGAAGTGTATTCAGACAGTCCGAGGTCAAGGCAGGCTACACAGATTCAGAATTCGTTAGCAAGATCAGGAGTGGAGAGATCAGGATAAACGAAAAAGCAAGCTAGATCAATAACAGGTGAGACAAAACAGGAATACGCCAATGCAAGAAACTAGAGACTGAACTACTAGGAACCTAAATTCAGGCGAGGAGTTAAGGGTGGAGTTGCTCAAaatagcatttctcttcctccaaacatggcgagttgagttaatgtcaaagacctcaatttttgtctcatctgaccacagcaccttctcccaatcactcacagaatcatctagATGTTCATTGGCTAACTTCAAACGGGCTTGCACATGTGCCTTCCTGAGCAGGGGGACATTgcgagcactgcaggattttaaacctttacggcgtaatgtgttaacaATGGTTTTCTTGGGGACCGTGGTCCGAGCTGCCTTGAGGTCATTAACAAGattccccgtgtagttttaggctgatctctcaccttcctcatgatcaaggataccccacgaggtgagatttcacatggtgccccagatcgatttaAATTgaaagtcattttgtatttcttccattttcttactattccaCCAACAGTTGtcgccttctcacccagcatcttacttatggttttgtagcctattcccgctttgtgcaggtctacgatcttgtccctgacatccttagaaaactctttggtcttgcccatgttgtagagattaGTGTCTGACtgcttaattgagtctgtggacaggaggttttctttttataaaggtgactatataagacatttgtttttaatgcaggtaacgagttgattaggagcgtgtaactggtctgtaggagccagaactcttaatggttggtaggggatcaaaatacttatttcacactgcaaaatgcaaataaatttatataatttatacaatgtgattttctggattttatttttgctattctatctctccatgttaaaattaacctaccattaaaattatagactgttcatttctttgtcagcgggcaaacttacaaaatcagcaagggatcaaatacttatttcccccactgtaaggggtattggagtactcaggagaaattacatagATAAATTATAGATTGTACTGTTTGTTTTCTCTTATcccttttaaaaattacaaatttggagCCAAAGCAATGGtgacaattttttgtgaaaaaaatggtaatATTTCATTTGCTCagtccaatgttatacaattctgtgaatcgcctgagaGTTAAAAATACTCAATACAACACTTAGATGACTAGGTGTAGTTTCCAAAGTAGGGTCACTTCTGGGAGtttttgctgttttggcatgtAAAGGGCTCTTCAAGTGTGACATGGCAACCTCAACCTTTCCACCCAAAATTGTGTCCCTTCCCATTTGAGCcataccgtgcacccaaacagtagttttctaccacatatggggtatcaacatactcaggagaaattgcacaacaaattgtatgctctattttctcttgctacccttgtgaaaataaaggaaaattgggcctaaagcaacatttttatagcaaaaattggattttttttttattttcacggctcaacgttatgaaATTCTAGTGGAAAAGGAATTCAGAGGTGCTTCACTCTTGTAGAAGGAATCCAAAACAAAACTCCGGCTAGTGTTCCGGAGTGACAATAGTACTCTTGCGTGCTTAAAATTAGATTTCTTCTATAAGTATTTTTTACGTGCTGGTAACAGTAACAGcatgaacattttttaaaaaaacaacgtgTTTCTGCTCTGAACGAGCCTTCCTCACTTGTGTAGAACAATGTGGCATGTGGTGGGTGTGGTTACGACTTTAAACATTTTTTAACGCTATTACAGTGACCATTTTGGAACAAATACCCATCACAACGAGAAACAAAAAATCTAACCTTAACAATAAGGAGTATTTTTGGATATACGGTAGAAACTTGGCACCCTTTTTCCAGAAGGCTTGAATAAAACAATTGAAACGGTTTAATCTGAGCTCTTCATTCCCTCTGAATTTAATATAATGAATACCAAAAACAAAGATGACAATCTAAAGTATTAGTACTATCCACAAATAAGATCACAATTAAAATAACTGCTTTAAATGAATAGGAAGCCAAATAAAAATTACCTGACCTCAAGGTCTTCTTACTGTGGGGTTTTTTTGACACCATTCGTAATCCCTTCGGCGTCCGAGTAGAGATGTGCAGTTTGACCAGGGCAGTCCTCTACAGTTGAGCATTGCAAGTGAGTAGATGCGATTTACCTGCAAATGGAAGCTTAAGGATAAGCATTTGCATTTGATGAGTGCTCAAAATCATCAGCTCTCCCTCTATACTCTGTATATTGCTATACAACTAACAACAAAAAGACATAATGTAATGCTGCTTCAATGCAGGTAGGTCAGGCTCCACTGggagtagtttttagaatggtttcacgatTGGGTATTCTCTGTCATATAGGGCCCGCAAAGTcatttaaaatgtgatgtggtctctaaaaaattggttttgaaaattttgttggagaaattagaaattgctgatcaacttttaatccttgtaacgtcctaaaaaaacaaaaatgtatttcaagaattgtgttgatgtaaagtagacatgtggtaaatgttatgttttaactattttgtgtggcatacctctctggtttagaggcataacaattaaaagtttgaaaattgagaaattttcaaaattttctccaacttTCTCATATTTTCACAAACGCAAAAAATATtgtcctaaatttaccactaacataaataaTAACATAACAATTTGTCACAAAAAGCaacctcagaatcagtgagatactTTGAAGCGTTCAAGagatattacctcataaaatgactctggtcagaattgaaaagatTGGCCTGGTCACAAAGGCAAAAACAGGCTTAGGAGGGAAAGGGTTAATGTTTCACAACTGCAAGTAGAGAGCTGTCTGTCACCACAAAAGCTGTCTGCCACCAGGAAAGCGATCAGCCACCAGGAAAGCGCTCGGCAACCAGgatgaaggggtcagatagaccttgaaacgcgttgaataaaccactagAGTTTTTCATTACATTCAAATCTGTATTATTATGGCGGCGTggacttaatccacaaactatccgATACAGGACTGATAGGCAGATCTGAGAGTTCTCATCTGTGGCCGGCAGGGCAT contains:
- the LOC143764861 gene encoding gastrula zinc finger protein XlCGF66.1-like, with amino-acid sequence MEEGKSLMTERILNLTLKIIYLLTGEDTTVVINSSGEQVISSNDSHVSGGSSRTMGPTMEPPTHSLLHHRKKILELTRKITELLTGEVPVRCQDVTVYFSMDEWEYLEGHKDLYNDIMIGNHLPLTSPDDTSKINRPKRCLSLNSQDDPNENHNVPQDYQVEGLVGIKVELIEEMEEPYLSHDLWWSKRETPTNFSLTDGLTHHNTLEGCLILPQDNEIEDMDNIVSAEDDIISSVIYPAFHSSELSSDTIFHGIPHRDNHKFSCTECGKCFTKKVCLASHLKTHLAEKPYSCSDCGKTFTHKSVLVRHQKIHSGEKPFVCSECYKCFVQKSDLIYHQRLHTGEKPYPCSDCGKRFSHRSVLVRHQKIHTGEKPHVCSRCGKSFIQKTHLKRHQKIHARDKSYMSFDYGKCFSKKSSLMAHPSNHTVDCRSPYCECEKCFLQRSELLYHQRLLTG